TTACAAAGACTGTTTACTTCTTAAACGGAATTATTCTCCAACGTGATGCTTCCCAACAAGTAAATACTGGCGAATTAATAAACACAGAAAATGGATGGAAAAATTTACAAGCCGGTGATTTACTTTTCTTCGGACGTAAAGCGGATGAAAACAGGAAAGAAAGAATTACTCACGTTGCAATATATATTGGCGATGGAGATTTCATTCATGCAGCCGGAAGAGTTAAAATAAATAGCTTCAATCCTGAAAAACCTTATTACAGCGATTACAGAAAAAGTGGATTCATTCGTGCTAAAAGAATTTTAACTTCTGTTGGTAAGAATGGGATTGAAAGAATTTTGGAGAACAATTTTTATAAATGTTTGCAGATTAGATAACTAATACAAACCTAAGGGAAGTTATGAAGTGGAATTTAATGCAAATGCTCTTTCAAGTGGAGTTTACTATTATCAGATAAGAGTGGGTGAGTATGTTCAAACAAAGAAAATGATTCTGCTTTGATAATATTATTAATCAGAGATGACATCATTAATAAAAAGATGTCATCTCTAAATTGTCTGATCCCAAATAAGATTAATTATTAAATCCCAACCTTTGAATTAGAGCATCAGGTTTTGGTTCACGTCCTCTGAATTTTACATAAAGATTCATAGGATCATCACTCCCACTTTTTTCTAAGATGTTTCTTCTAAAACTTTCTGCTGTGGTTTTATCAAACAAACCATTTTCCAAGAATGCACCGAAAGCATCGCTATCTAAAACTCCCGACCACATATAACCATAATAACCGGCAGAATATCCATCACCACCAAAAATATGATTGAAGTTCGTACTTTGATATCGTGAAGCAACTTCAGGAATTAATCCAACTTTATTTAAACTCATTTCTTCAAATTTTATTACATCAATATTTGAAACATCATTCAACATATGCCAACTCATATCAAGGATTGAGGCGGCTAAGTATTCAACAGTTTCAAATCCTTTATTAAAGTACTGAGAGTTGATAATCTTTTGTATCAGTTCATCAGGAATTGGTTCACCTGTCTGATAATGTTTAGCATACATTTTTAAAACATCCGGATGAGATGCCCAATTTTCCATTATCTGCGAAGGAAGTTCTACAAAATCAACTGGTGACCTTTTTGCACCGGGATATACAGACTTACCAAACAATCCATTTAATCCGTGACCAAACTCATGGAACAAAGTATTAACTTCATCAAAACTAAGAAGTGCAGGTTTGCCTTCAGTTGGTTTTGAAAAATTTCCAACATTTACGACAAGCGGAGATATAAATTCGTCATCAATATTTGATTGACCACGGAAATAACTCATCCAGGCGCCGGCACGTTTACCATTTCTTGGATAATAATCAGTGTAAAGAATTCCAATGT
The window above is part of the Ignavibacteriales bacterium genome. Proteins encoded here:
- a CDS encoding T9SS type A sorting domain-containing protein, producing the protein MEFNANALSSGVYYYQIRVGEYVQTKKMILL